TGAGGAAGTAGAATTTCTCTTGGTGGATATGGTGTTCTTCAGATTTAAAGATATTGACCAAACGAAGACCTGATTTGTCAGTGATATTAATTTTAACACCTGTAAGCTCTTTGTTGATGATAATTTTTAGTAGGAAACCTTCACCACTATTAGGAACTTTTTCAAGTAGACGAGTCAGTTCATAGTTTCCTACCTTTGTTTCAAAGAAAGTATTGTCTTTTAGTGTGAATTTTTTGACAGATGGGTTAAGTGTATAGTTGTAGCGGCAGTTTTGTAGTTTAATGGTTTTTTCAAATGCCATTAGATTAATCTCCAATAATATTTTTTAAGGTTTGTGCCAGTTGTTTCAGTTCCTCCTCAGTATTAAGAGGAGACAGACTGATACGGACAGATTCTTTTAAGCGATGGGAATTGGCTCCATAAAGGGCCTCTAGGACATGGCTAGTTTGCACAACACCAGCAGTACAAGCAGAACCAGTAGAAATTGAGATTCCTTCAAGGTCTAACCGTAGCAAGAGCAAATCATTTTTTTGACCAGGAAAGCCAATGTTGAAAACATAAGGGAGTTGGTGTTGACTTTCATTGAGATAGTAGTCGAGGCCTGCAATTTCTTCTAAAAAAGTCGATTTGAGTGCACTTAGTTTTTGGTAATGCTCAGCCTGATGATCCAAGTCTTCTTTGAGGGCAGCAACCATCCCTACAATGGCAGCAAGGTTTTCTGTTCCAGCCCGTTTCTTTTGTTCTTGGTCCCCACCGTGGAGGTAGGAATCAAAGTCCGCGGAAGAAGCGTAAAGAAATCCGACTCCTTTGGGTCCATGGAATTTGTGGGCAGAAGCGCTGAGGAAATCAATTCCTAATTCCTCGGGATGGATAGGAATTTTCCCGATAGCTTGAACAGCATCTACATGATAAGCGGCAGGATGCTCTTTTAAAATACGTCCAATCTCAGCGATAGGTAAGAGACTGCCTGTTTCATTATTAGCATACATGGTGGAAACGAGAATGGTATCGTCACGCAAAGCTTTTTGAATTTGTTGTGCAGTGATTTCTTGATTCACTGGTTGAATGATGGTTACTTCAAAGCCAAAATGTTGCACCAGGTAATCAATGGTCTCAAGTACAGAATGGTGTTCAATAGCCGTTGTGATGATATGTTTTCCACATTCTTGATGGCGGAGACAATAGCCGATAATAGCTGTATTGTTACTTTCTGTACCACCAGATGTGAAAAAGATATGTTGAGGTTTGGTTCCTAGTAAGTGGGCTAATTCTTGACGCGCTTCACGGAGCAGTTTGCCAGCCTGACGACCATGACTGTGAATACTAGAAGGATTCCCATGGGTTTCTTGCATGACCTTGGTCATTGCTGTTATGGCTGTCGCTGACATAGGAGTAGTAGCAGCATTGTCCAAATAAATCAAAGAATCACCTTATTTCTTTTTGTTGTATGCAAAGAGTGGGCTGACTGGTTTTCTTTCGTGGATGCGGACAATCGCATCACCGATCAATTCGCTAGCGGTAATGTAGCACACATTTTTCGGAGTTCTTTCTTTTGTGGCTACTGAGTCTGTCACAAGGATTTCTTTGATGTTAGTGGAATCAAGAAGATCAGCAGCGCCTTCTACAAAGAGACCATGACTGGATACCGCATAGATTTCAGTTGCACCTTCACGCTCAACGATTTTTGCCGCTTCTGAGAAGGTACGGCCAGTGTTTAGGATGTCATCAATTAAGATAGCTTTCTTGCCCTCAACATCTCCAATGATATATCCTTGGCTCCGCTCTGAGTCATCTTGAGCATAGTCGATGATTGCGATTGGTGCATCTAGGTATTCAGCTAAGCTACGAGCGCGCTTGACACCAGAGTTTTTAGGACTAACAACAACAACATCTGGTCCAAGTAAGCCCTTGTCACAATAGTGTTTAGCAAAAAGAGGAATTGTATAAAGATTGTCTACAGGAATGTCAAAGAAACCTTGCACCTGAACGGCATGTAGATCAAGGGTTAGAACACGGCTAACACCTGCTTTGACGAGCATATTAGCAACGAGTTTTGCAGTGAGGGGTTCGCGAGAAGAAGCGATACGATCCTGACGAGCATAACCAAAGTAAGGAAGAACAACGTTGATACTATGAGCACTTGCACGTACACAAGCATCGACCATGATTAACAACTCCATCAAGTGGTTGCTAACGGGGTAGCTGGTTGATTGGATGATGTAGACATCGTAACCGCGGACACTCTCTTCAATGTTGACCTGGATTTCACCATCAGAAAATTGACGAGAGGATAATTTTCCGAGAGGTACACCAACTGTATCCGCAATCTTTTGAGCGATTTCTGGGTTAGAGTTTAGGGTGAAAAGTTTCATGTTGTTTCTATCTGACATTATAGACCGTCCTCTGTAAACTTTGTGAATCTC
Above is a window of Streptococcus oralis subsp. dentisani DNA encoding:
- a CDS encoding cysteine desulfurase family protein, which translates into the protein MIYLDNAATTPMSATAITAMTKVMQETHGNPSSIHSHGRQAGKLLREARQELAHLLGTKPQHIFFTSGGTESNNTAIIGYCLRHQECGKHIITTAIEHHSVLETIDYLVQHFGFEVTIIQPVNQEITAQQIQKALRDDTILVSTMYANNETGSLLPIAEIGRILKEHPAAYHVDAVQAIGKIPIHPEELGIDFLSASAHKFHGPKGVGFLYASSADFDSYLHGGDQEQKKRAGTENLAAIVGMVAALKEDLDHQAEHYQKLSALKSTFLEEIAGLDYYLNESQHQLPYVFNIGFPGQKNDLLLLRLDLEGISISTGSACTAGVVQTSHVLEALYGANSHRLKESVRISLSPLNTEEELKQLAQTLKNIIGD
- a CDS encoding DUF1831 domain-containing protein encodes the protein MAFEKTIKLQNCRYNYTLNPSVKKFTLKDNTFFETKVGNYELTRLLEKVPNSGEGFLLKIIINKELTGVKINITDKSGLRLVNIFKSEEHHIHQEKFYFLMDSLVERGIFTKEER
- a CDS encoding ribose-phosphate diphosphokinase, which translates into the protein MSDRNNMKLFTLNSNPEIAQKIADTVGVPLGKLSSRQFSDGEIQVNIEESVRGYDVYIIQSTSYPVSNHLMELLIMVDACVRASAHSINVVLPYFGYARQDRIASSREPLTAKLVANMLVKAGVSRVLTLDLHAVQVQGFFDIPVDNLYTIPLFAKHYCDKGLLGPDVVVVSPKNSGVKRARSLAEYLDAPIAIIDYAQDDSERSQGYIIGDVEGKKAILIDDILNTGRTFSEAAKIVEREGATEIYAVSSHGLFVEGAADLLDSTNIKEILVTDSVATKERTPKNVCYITASELIGDAIVRIHERKPVSPLFAYNKKK